The following are from one region of the Meiothermus sp. Pnk-1 genome:
- a CDS encoding cupin domain-containing protein, which translates to MIQIHRKGTHPKAQGDPAYFTGPVEVETLLEAPPPARVRVARVRFAPGARTHWHTHPLGQTLVVLEGVGWVQEEGGPKQEIREGDVVWFPPGVKHWHGAAAHTPMVHLAIQEAQEGQTAHWLEPVSEEQYQG; encoded by the coding sequence ATGATCCAGATACATCGGAAAGGCACGCACCCCAAGGCCCAGGGCGACCCCGCCTACTTCACCGGCCCGGTGGAGGTGGAAACCCTTCTGGAGGCCCCACCCCCGGCCCGGGTCCGGGTGGCCCGGGTGCGCTTTGCCCCCGGGGCCCGCACCCACTGGCACACCCACCCCCTGGGGCAGACCCTGGTGGTCCTGGAGGGGGTGGGCTGGGTCCAGGAGGAGGGCGGCCCCAAGCAGGAGATCCGCGAGGGGGACGTGGTCTGGTTCCCCCCAGGGGTCAAGCACTGGCACGGGGCCGCCGCCCACACCCCCATGGTCCACCTGGCCATCCAAGAGGCCCAGGAGGGCCAAACCGCCCACTGGCTCGAGCCCGTAAGCGAGGAGCAATACCAGGGCTGA
- a CDS encoding SDR family NAD(P)-dependent oxidoreductase: protein MGQRILITGSADGLGRLLAQKLVALGHRVVLHARNPRRAEEALAQVPGAEGVLVGDLARPEEVLRLAEAAKAAGPFHAVVHNAGVYQAPEGEILWVNTLAPYLLTALIPRPQRLVYVSSDLHLQARPDLEALAKGQIGYGESKFYLVLLAKALARLWPEVYANAVDPGWVPTRMGGPTAPGSLEAGVATQAWLAVSDDPRAKVSGRYFHHLRAARPHPQTDNVVLQEAFLTLCAKLTGVALPKER from the coding sequence GTGGGTCAGCGGATCCTCATCACCGGCTCGGCGGACGGCCTGGGGCGGCTTCTGGCGCAGAAGCTGGTGGCCCTGGGGCACCGGGTGGTCCTCCACGCCCGCAACCCCAGGCGGGCCGAGGAGGCCCTGGCCCAGGTGCCCGGCGCCGAGGGGGTGCTGGTGGGGGACCTGGCCCGCCCTGAGGAAGTCCTCCGCCTGGCGGAGGCCGCCAAGGCCGCAGGGCCCTTCCATGCGGTGGTCCACAACGCCGGGGTGTACCAGGCCCCGGAGGGGGAGATCCTCTGGGTAAACACCCTGGCCCCCTACCTCCTCACCGCCCTCATCCCCAGGCCCCAGCGCTTGGTCTACGTCAGCTCCGACCTCCACCTCCAGGCGAGGCCCGACCTCGAGGCCCTGGCCAAGGGGCAGATTGGCTACGGCGAGTCCAAGTTCTACCTGGTCCTCCTGGCGAAGGCCCTCGCCCGCCTCTGGCCCGAGGTCTACGCCAACGCCGTGGACCCCGGCTGGGTGCCCACCAGGATGGGCGGCCCCACCGCCCCGGGTAGCCTCGAGGCGGGCGTGGCCACCCAGGCGTGGCTCGCCGTAAGCGACGATCCGCGGGCCAAGGTCAGCGGCCGTTACTTCCACCACCTGCGCGCAGCACGCCCTCATCCTCAGACCGATAATGTGGTGCTCCAGGAGGCCTTCTTGACCCTGTGCGCCAAGCTGACCGGCGTAGCCCTGCCTAAGGAGAGGTGA